CACCCCGCCGGAGCGGCTCATCGCCGCCGTGCACACCGTCGCCGCGGGTGACATGCTCTTCGCCCCCAGCGTCACCCGGCGCCTGATCGAGGCCTACACCAGCCGGACGGACCCGCCGGGCGCCCCGCGCTCACCCGCGCTGCACGCGCTCACCGCCCGCGAGGTCGAGGTGCTCAAACTGGTCGGGCGGGCGCTGTCGAACGCCGAGATCGCCACCCGGCTGCGCGTCAGCGAGGCCACCGTGAAGACCCATCTCAACCGGACGATGACGAAGCTGAACCTCTCCAGCCGCGCCCAGATCGTGGCGCTGGCGTACGAGTCCGGCCTCATCGTCCCCGGCCGGGAGAACTCGGCACCCAGCTGAGACGATCTTCGGCTGGCGCGGCCGGGCGTCCCGGCCGTAGCGTTCGACCATGATCCGGCGAGCCATGGACTGGTGGAGCGAGCACCCTCAGCTCGCCGACGCGCTGCTGGCAGCGGCGGCCTGCACGTTCCTGCTGGTGGAGGTGCCCTACAGCGAGCACACCATCGTCACGCCGGGCCGGTTGCCGGTGACGTTCTGGGGCGACCTGGTGGCCTACGCGAGCCTCGCCCTGCGGCGCAGGTACCCGGCCGGGGTGCTGGCGCTGGTGTGGGCGCTGTGGTTCGCCGGCGGCCGGTGGGACATCTGGGCGGAGTGGAACGCCGCCTGGTCGGAGCTGAGCACGCCGACCGCGCTCATGCTGGCGCTCTACACCGGGGCCCGGTGGACGTCCTCGGGCTGGTCGGCCGTCTTCCTCGCGGGCACGCTGCTGCCCGCGCTGGTCACGGTCGCGCGGACGTGGGCGGGGCCGGTGTCCCCCGCCCCTCCCGACGACCTGTACGTGGTGTCGTTCGTGACCTGCGCGGCGGCCTGGGTGCTGGGCAGGCTGCGGCGTTCGGAGGCCGAGGCGGTGGCGCGCGCGGCGGCCCGCGCCGAGGAGAGCAAGGCCCAGGCGGCGCTGACGGAGCAGCGCATCCGCATCGCCCGCGAGCTGCACGACATCGTGGCGCACAACGTGAGCGCGATGGTGATCCAGTCGTCGAGCGCGAGCGTCGCGCTGCTCAACGACGACAGGACCGCGGCGGGCGCGGCCGTCGAGGCGATCGGGCACGTGGGCCGTACCGCGCTGGCCGAGCTGCGGCTACTGCTCGGCGTGCTGCGGGAGGGCCCGTCGATGCCGCAGCCGGGCATCGAGGCGATCGGCGAGATGACCGAGTGGCTGCCCCTCGACGTGCGATTACGCGTGGAGGGCGCGGCTCGCCAGGTGCCGCCCGAGGTGGGGCAGGCGGCGTACCGGATCGTGCAGGAGGCGCTGACGAACACGCTCAAGCACGCGGAGAAGGACGCCACCGCCGAGGTGGTGCTGCGTTACGCGGCGGACGGGCTGCGCCTGGAGGTCACCGACGACGGCAACGCGAGCGGGGAGCGCGGGTGGGCCGGTCCGAGCGGGTTCGGCCTGATCGGGATCCACGAGCGGGCCGAGGCGCTCGGTGGCACGGCGAGCGGGGCGCCGCTGCCGGGGGGCGGGTTCCGGGTGGAGGTGCTGCTGCCGTGGGGAGGAGCGCCCGGGCGGTGAACCGCCCGGGCGCCCGTGCTCAGCCTCCTGGGTGGTAGGACTCCCAGACGAAGCCGCGCATCTTCTCCTGGAACCAGCTCACCGGGTTGCGCAGCCGCTTGGACACCGTCCTGCCCCGTTCGGCGGTGATGCCCACGGGGGGCTTGCCTTGGGTGGCGTGGTGCAGGCTGTGCGACACGCCGTAGGTGACGTCGGCGCCGCCGCCCTTGAGGTTGCCGTCGCTGTCGGTGACCGCGTAGCCGCCGCCACCCCAGCCCTTCTTGGACTCGTACTCGCCTCCGTAGTACGCGTCCCAGGTGCCCGGCTTGGTCGCCAGGCCCTCGATGGTCGTGTGCTTGTAGAACAGGCCGCCGCTGGCCTCGGCGCCGATCGAGGTGGACAGGCCGGTCTTGTAAGTGCCGGCCAGGCCGATGCCCTTCCGGTCCACGACCACGCACGCCTCCACGCTGAACGACGCGGTCAGCTTGATCCCGAGCCCGCCGCACAGGCCGAACGTGCCCTTCTTCGGCTTGGCCGGCGCCGGTGGCTTGGCGGGCTCCGCCGGTGCCTGAGGGGTCAGGTCCGGGATGCCGGGCTGCCGCAGCCGCGGCCTGTGCCCCGGCACGACCGGCCCCGGTATGAAGGCCGGCTGGCGGGCGGCGACGTACCAGTTGCTGACCGCCAGGTAGAAGCGATGGGTGAAGATGTTCAGATACACGTGCACCAGGTACAGGTTCTGCCGCATGAGGTAGTTGTAGTTGCCGTACCGCACCCAGAACTGCCGGTACCCGAGCAGGTAGACGTTGACGTACGGGAACCGCCCGTCCGGGTCCGACATGGTCGTCGGGTTGTTGTCGGCGTAGTTGTAGCCGTTCATCTGCTGCGACCGGCCCATCTCGATCTCCGGGTCGACGGAGATGAACCGCCCGGTGTTCGGGTCGTAGCCGCGCGCCCCGAGCGTCGTCAGGTCGGTGGTGGAGTCCACCACGCCGCCGACGAAGCCCTTCTCGTTGCCGGCCGGCCACTCGCCCTTGCTCGCCCTGAGCTGGCCGAACGGGGTGTAGCGGCGCCGGCTGACCGAGCCGTCGCCCGCGTCGATGGCCAGCTCGGCGGTGCCGTGGTGGTCGTTGACGAGGAACGTGACGCCCTGGGCGGTGCGCATGGCGTTGCGGTGGTAGCGCACGGCCTTGGCCGCGCTCTGGCCCTTGGCCAGCCGCACCTCCATGTCGGGCAGGTAGAGGGTGGTGCCCGCCGGGTCGCGGCGCAGCAGCCGGTCGCCGTCGGCGGTGTAGAGGAAGGTGGTCTCCCCCTTCTTGTCGTCGACGACCTTCACCAGCTCACCCTCGGCGTCCCAGTGCAGCGTCTGGCTGCCTGAGGAGGTCATGCGCTCGGTGGTGTTGCCGATCGGGTCGTAGCCGTAGGACTCGGAGCTGCCGTTCACGTCGGCGAGCTGGTGTCCGCGGTACTTCGGGTCCACGCCGGGGTTGCCCGCGTAGCGGTAGCCGCGCGTGGCGCTCTGCGCGCCGCCGGAGGGCCCGGCGCCGTAGTGCGTCTCCCCGGTCCTGTTGCCGGCGTCGTCGTAGGTGTAGTTCACCCGGTACGGCGCCGGCCCGCCGATCGTGGCCTGGCCCGGGTCGGCCGCGCACGTGGCGCCCTCCTGGGTCCAGGCGTCCACCAGCCGCTGCAGGTCGTCATAGCGGAAGCACTGGTTGTCCACCCCGTCCCTGGAGGTGTCCACGGCCTGCAGCAGGTTGCCGGAGTCGGTGTAGCGGTACTCCACGCTGCGGTCGGTCCCGGCCGTGCCGGCGTGCGCGGTGGTGGCCTTGCGCAGCCGCTGCGTGCCGTGCTCGTAGGTGAAGGTCTGGTCCACCTGCTTGCCGCCGGCGCCGGTGGAGAGCCGCTGGCCGATCTGCTTGCCGGTCTTGGTGTAGTCGACGCCGACGAGGTAGGTCGACAGGTTCGAGCCGGCCGCGACCAGCCGGCCCAGGTCGTCGTAGGTGAAGGCGGTGTTCTCGGCCGGCAGGTCGCCGGCGGCCGGGCTGCTCGTGGCCTTGACGCTGCCGTCGAGGTTGTAGGCGGTGTCGAAGACGTAGCCGCCGGCGGGGGCCAGCGCGCCCTCGCTGCCCGGCAGCAGGATGCGCTTGCGCGTGGGCCGGTTCAGGTTGTCGTAGACGTCGACCTGGGTGGTGTACCTGGCCGTCCCCACGATGCGGGTGGCGCTGGTGAGCTGGCCCTTGCGCACGGTGTCGTAGACCCATTCGGCGACCTTGACGCCGGGGCTCGCCGCCGTGGCGTCGTACAGGCCGGTCCTGCGGCCGATGCCGTCGTAGGTGACCGACAGCTTCTTGCCGCGGGCGTCCTCGGTGGAGACGAGCTGGTCCACGTCGTTGTAGGTGAACCTGGTGACGCCCTTGTCCGGGTCGGACGTCTGGATCTTGCGGCCACGCAGGTCGTAGGTGGTGGTCCAGACGTGGTTGCCCGGCCCGGTGACCGAGGACTCCAGGCCGCGGTGGTCGTAGCGGAAGGTGGTGGTGAGGTAGCCGCCGGCCCGGTGCTCGCGCACCTCGGTCCTGCGGCCGTGGGCGTCGGTGTAGGTGGTGACGGGCGTGCCGCCCGCCGGTGGGGTCACCCTGGTCCAGTCGCCGCCGTACTCGTAGCGGGTGCGCCACCTCTCCTGCGCGTCGCTGCTGCCCACCAGCAGCCGGTCGGCCGTCTGGCGGCCCTGGCCGTCGTACTCGTGGACGTGCTGGGTCTCGATCTTGCCCGGGTCCGCCACGCCGAAAACCTCGGGCCGCGGGTCGCCGTCGGCGTAGTAGCTCTCGTAGGTGCGGTCCACCTGGCCGGCCGCGTTGTAGAAGGTGTCGGAGATCAGCCGTCCCTTGGTGGTGCCGTCGCGGCCCGCCGCCTGGACCTGCCGCTGCCGCAGCCAGCCGTCGTAGAGCGTGTACGACTGTTCCTGGCCGCCTTCCGCGGTGAGGGCCTTGGCGGAGACGGCCACGACCGCGTTGGCCCGGAAGAGGTAGTCGTACTCCTTGTCCGGCACGGCGGAGGACGGCCGGCCGCCCAGCCACACCTTGGTCAGGTGCCCGGCGGCGTTGTAGTGGACGGTGGTGGTCCTGCCTCCGGCGTCGGTGTCGCTGACGGGGCTGCCCCAGGCCGGGTCGAGCACCTTGACGGTGGTGTGCGCCGTCGTGGTGTCGGCGGTGTTCGCGGGCGGGCCGGTCACCTCGACCCGCGTGGTCAGGCCGTGGGTCTCGGTGTACTTCGTGGTCGTGGTCCTGCCGGCGGCGTCGGTGACCGTCTCCGGCCGGCCGTACGCGTCGTAGGTGGTGCGGGTGGCGGCCAGCGACGTGACCGCGGTGGCCGTGGCCTCCTTCGCCTTCTCCACCAGGGTGGCCTCGCCCAGGGTGGGCGCCGCCCTGAAGGCGCCGCCGTCGTAGTGGGTGCGCTCCTGCGAGATCAGGTCCCTGGCCAGGTCGGGGGTGTCGGCGCAGCGCCGCGCCACGGTCCTGACCTGGGCGGGCTTGGCGAGCACGCGGGCGCCGTCGGCGGTGAACGTCGTGGTGACGCACTTCTCGTCGCCGGTGACGTCCACGTCACCCTCGTCGTCGGTCTGGGCGGGCGCGCCGGTGCTGAGGTTGAAGGCGGTGACGCTGGACCGGGTCGCCTGCCAGCGGTCGTCAAGCCTCCTCATGCCGCGGGTGCCCGCGACGCCGGTGAGGTTGGCGGTGACGGTGATCGTGCCCTTGTCGATCGTGCGGGTGCGTGAGGCGGTCTGGTGGTGCCAGGGCCTGTTCACGGTCTTGCCGACCGGCTCGCCGCCCGCCTTGTCGTAGGTGATGGTCTTGACGGTCAGGCCCTGCAGCGACTCGTGGTCGGCGTAGGAGCCGCCCTCGCCGTCGCTGACGACGACCTTCTTGGTGCCGCCGTCGGCGTTCAGGCGGTCGCCGTCCATGCCCTGGAAGAACCAGTGGTCGGTCTGGCCGGGGGCGGCGCTGGTCGCGCCGGTGCGCACCCGGACCTTGTCGTAGCCCTGCCACTGCGACCAGGTGCGGTACTTCTCCTTGGTGAGCCCGTCGTCGTCGGTGAAGCGCCAGGCGGGCCTGCCGATGCTGTAGTCGTAGTCGGTCACCATGTCGGGCGAGCCGCCGGTCAGGTCGGTCTGCACGAGCTGCGTCACCACGTACTTGTGGAACCAGTCGAGCGTCGGGTTGGCGTCGCCGCTGGTGCGCTCCCACTTGACGGGGAAGCAGCGGCGGTGGTTGGCGGGCGGGCTGGGCGTGTCGCCGACGCGGCAGTCGGCCGCGGAGTAGTTGACGTCCAGGACGCCGCCGGTCTCGTTGGTGACGGAGCCGACGCGGTTCTTGATGAACGGGCCGACGTCGTCACCGAGGGCGTCCACGCGGTTGGCGAGCTGGGTGTAGGCGAAGGTGACCGGCGGCATCACCACCGGCGCGGGCCCGGCGTGGCCGGTGTGCACGATCGACTTCAGCAGCAGCTGCCGGTCCACGTCCGCGGTGCCCCAGTCGTGGCTGAAGGCCCAGGTGTCCACCGTACGGTGGCCGGAGCCGTCGCTCTGGATCACCTTCGTCACGGCCTCGACGACCCGCTTGCGCGTCCAGAAGGTGGGCGCGGCGGCCCCCTTGTAGTTCTCGCACTTGGTGCCGGCCGCGCAGTTGAGGTCCCAGGGGACGTCCTCCCAGTAGGCCGGATGGTCGTCGATCTTCGACTCGGCGCAGTCCTCGGCCGAGCGCAGGCACCGCTCGGCGACCTTGAAGTCCACCCTGGCGGGGGCGGTGGCCGGGTAGGGGTTGGCGGCGTTCAGGCCGTACTCGACGCTCTTGAGGTAGCCGCCCCTGACGTAGGGGGTGTCGTCCTCGGCGCGCAGGTTGCGAGCATAGCGGTTGGCCTCCTGCCCGTAGTAGTAGACGATCGCGTTGCCGCGCGGGTCCTCGACGTAGTCGAGGTTCCACCGCCAGGCCTGCTGGCACCACGACGCGGCGAAGGTGTCGTCGTGGCAGGGCTCGCCTGAGTCGTCGCCGAAGACGGGCACGGTCCAGGTGGACTTGGTCTCGGTCTTGCCGGAGGCCCAGCCCTTCATCCGGTTCTTGCCGAAGTGGTAGCGCTTGCCGTCGGGGGCGGTGAGGACCCAGTACTCGTTGTTGTCGTCGCCGTTGGCGGTGTCGCTGTCGGTCCCCGCCATCTTCCTGACGCGGGTGCCGTCGTCCTTGCGCAGCCGCCACTCGTTCTCGCCCGACTGCACCAGCTCGCCGCCCTTGCCGCCCAGCGTCAGCACGGCGTTGTCGTAGCCCCAGCACTGGTCCATGGGGTGGACGTCGTAGGTGCCGTCCTTGGGCACGCCGTCGTCCTCGCACGGGCGGTACTTGCGCTCGATGTAGCCGGGCCACAGGTCGAAGCCGTCGCCGACCTGCGAGCCCTGGTTGTTGGAGCTGGAGGTGCGCCCGTCGATCGAGGAGGAGGAGTAGGCCACGACCAGCTCGGGGGTGAGCCCGCCTGGCACCGGCGGCGTCCGCAGCGGGTACGACCAGGTGAAGTCGCCGGTCTGGGTGCCGACCTGCCAGGTGGCCGAGGCCGCCAGCTCGGTCGCTTTGTAGTCGCCCTTGGAGCTTTCCGCGCCGGCGACCGCCGCGAACACGGCCGGTTCCGCGGCGGTCTCGACGTCGGCGGCGACCGTCCTGGCGCGGGCGTCGTTGGCCGACGGCAGCGGCGCGGCCGTCCGGCAGCCGGGCACGTCAGGGGTGGTCAGCGCGCACGCGGGCAGGCCCACGAGCCGCACCCGCGACCCGAACGCGCCGCCGAACGCCTCGGCGAACCCCGAGTAGTCGAGGCGCACACCCACCGTGCCCGGCGGGCCGGCCGCCTGGCCGACGGTGAACACCAGGCCGCTGACGCCGGCGCGCGCGGCGGCCGCCCGGTCGAGGACCCGCACCCGCACCTTGACTGGCTCGGCGGCCGGCCCCTGTGCGGCCGCCTTCGCCGTCGATGCGGGGGCGGAGACCCAGATGGGCAGCTCACCGGCCCGCTGCTCACCGGCCTGTTGCTCACGGGCCCGCTGCTCGCCGCCCGGCTGGCGGGCGGCGGTCGCGCCGCCGAGGGTGATCTCGGCCTCACCGGCGGCCGGCCAGCGGACGACCGGTTCCGGCGCGCGCGGGGCGCTCTTGCGCGGCGTGACCTTCAAGGAGGCGCCGGGCACGACGACCTCGCGGTCCACCGGTCCGGCCGGTCCGGCGCCGGCCTCGGCCGCCGCGCTGGGCGCCGGGACGGCCACGATCAGCCCGGCCACCAGGGCGAGCGTGATCCCCGTGGCGAGTCTGGTCCTGATTCGTAAGGAACGGAGCCGGCGGACCGGCCCGGCTCCCACCCGCGTCATGACACCGCGGACAGCCATGCGTAACCTCCGAGCGAGTCGTGGAGTCAGGCAGAGGGGGCCGGTGGCGGCGAGGCCACCGGCCCCTGTCGGGTCAGCCGGGGATCGAGGAGATCTCCGTCGGGAGCGCCAGCATGTCGATGAGCTGCTGCGAGGCCACGCCGCGCAGCACCCAGACGTCATCGATGACGCCGGCCCAGTTCCTGCCCGCCGGGTAGGAGCCGCCGGTGAGGCCGCGGCCGACCTGGAGCGAGGCGATGGGGCCGAAGGGCCGGGTGCGGTGGCGGAAGGACAGGTTGTCCGCGCCGCTCGCGGCCTCCTTCACCCCGTTCACCCACAGCGTGACCGTCGCCTCGGTCGCGTCGTAGGTGACGGCGAGGTGGTCCCAGTCGCCGAAGTTGCCCTGGTGGAACATGGAGTGCTCCACGCCGGCCGTCGTCGCGCCGGTGCCGTCCTTGTCCGGTACGTCCAGCACGTAGCGCTGCTTGCCCGGGTCGTACCGCACGGTGATCGCGCTGTTGTGCGATCCCGCCAGGGCCAGCACGGTCATCGACCGGCTGGGCTCTCCCGGGGTGGACACCCAGGCCGAGACGGTGAAGCTGTCGCGGGTGTCGATCACCGGTCCGGTCGCCGCGGCGTAGTCGTTGTTGCCGCCCGGCAATCTCAGCGCGCCGCTGGGCGTGCCGGCCGGCGACTGCACGAACACCTCGGCGAAGTCGGTGGTGATCCTGGCGGCGCCGTTGAGCGTCAGCGGGTAGGCGACGCCCTGCCCCGTGTCGGGGCTGGCGGGCGGGGTGCCGGTGGCGGTGTTGAGGTGCCACTTGCTCTCGACCACGGGCTTGATCGTGTAGAGATCGCGCACCTCGTCGCCGGTCACCACCCGGTCGAAGACCCGGACGTCGTCCACGACCCCCGGCGTGTAGTTGGCGAACTGCCCGTTGTACAGGCCGCGGCCGATCTGGAAGGCGCCGCCGGCCGCCCAGGCCGCCGTGGTCAGGTCGGCGGGCACGCCCTCCACGCCGTTGACGTAGAGCCGCAGCTTCTTGGTCACCACGTCCTGCACGCCCACCAGGTGGGTCCACCCGCCGGGCTTGGCCGGCTCCCTGGAGTACGCGGTGCCCGCTCCGGTGGTGCTCGCGTCGGTCTGGACCCGCCAGAGCTTCCACTTCTTGTCGCCCGGGTCGTACTTCAGGTAGAAGGGCGAGTTCTTGGTCGCGGCCTGGCTGGCCACGACGAAGTGGGTGGTGGGCAGCGTGGCCGGCATCTTCACCCACGCCGACACGGCCAGGTTCTGGGTGGTGTTCAGCACCGGGCCGCTGGTGGCGGCGTAGGCGGTGGTGCCGTTCAGCCGCATCGCGGTGCTCAGCGCGCCGGGTGCGCCGAGGGCGGCGCCGCCCTGCGGGGTGGCCGGGTGGGCGCCCTGGACGTCGGCGAGCCGGGTCGCTCCGGCCGCCTCGTCGAGCTTCCAGTGCGCCTTCGGGCCCTTGCCGTCGGCCACCCAGAACTCGTAGGTCCCGGTCGACCAGTTGTTGGCCGCGTCCCACGCCGTCACGTACAGCGTGTTCAAGCCCGGGTGCGTGGGCATCGCCTTGATCGGCTCGGTGGCGGCGGTCTTGGCCTTCGCCGTTCCCTCGGCGGGGTCGGTGTTCATCGCCCAGGCGTACTTGCTGACCCGGGTGTCGAGAGCGATCGTGAACGTGCCGTACCGGCCCACGCCGTCCGTCGGCACCTGCGCGGGGTCGGCCGGGTCGAGCGCGGGGTAGCCGTCGGCGCCGGTGGAGGTGACCTTCGGCTCGGGCAGGGCCCTGGCGTCGTAGACGAAGTAGCAGGCCGTGGCGTTGCCGTCCCAGCTCCACGGGCTCCACGCCCGCCCGTCGTAGGCGCGCACGCCCCAGTGGGCGACGACGCCCTGCGGGACGAGATCCCTGGGGATCACCACGCTGAAGGAGGACTTGCGCGGCCCGTTGGCCGACATCTTCTTCACGGTGCCGAGGTTCTTGACCTTCTGGACGCCGTTCTCCGTCCAGATCACCTGGAACTGCGCCTTGAGCTTCTCCCCTTCCACGCCCTTGTTGTCGGGGTCGGTGAGGTTCTTGGCGTACAGGGTCGGCAGCCGGTTGAACGTGGCCGGGGTGGCCGGGCCGCGGCAGGGGCCGCCGGGGCTGGAGGACAGCTGGCTCATCTTCGGCTGGGCCGGCGGGCTGTTGTAGTGCACCCGGACGAAGGCGTTGCGGTCGAAGCGCTTCCAGGCGAGCTGGTCGCCGCCGTCGCGGGCGCGCAGCCCGAAGGTGGTGTTGGACCAGCCCTTCCTGGCCGCCTCCTGGACGGCGCCCGTCACGTTGAACAGCACGTCACCGGCGGGGCAGCCGGAGCTCCAGCCCTTGGCCACGTTTCTGCTGTCCAGCCTGCGCACCCAGTTGTCCGAGGTGGAGCTCCAGGTGGAGCCGGCGCCGAAGCTCTTGGCCAGGTAGATGTCCACGATGCGCTTCCTGCACGAGGTCGCGAACGTCTCCTGCACGTGGAACTCGGCCGAGATGATCTGCTTGTGCGCGAACCTGGCCGTGGGGACGCGGTAGAACAGCCGCTTCTCGTACCAGCCGTTGCAGTAGCGGCCGGCGGGCGGGTAGTCGCGGGGGCAGCGGCCCATGCCCTCGTTCTTGGTGAAGTTGTACTTGCCCCATCCGGCGCTGGAGACCATCAGGCGCGCCGAGGCGCGGGGGGTGTCCCACATCGGGTCGATGTAGAGGGGATAGGTGGTGTCCGCGCCGGTGAGCAGGTCCGGGTCGGGCTTGAGGGTCATCTCGCCGCCGGCCACGCTCGTGGCCACGGTGGCGATCTTGGAGGTGTCGCCCGGCTGGCTCGCCGAGGCCTCCACGACGCCGCCGTCCGTCAGGTCCTCGCCGGGCGTCTCCCCGTCGTCGGCGGTGGCCGCCCGGGCAGCGGCGGCGGGGGCGGGGGCGGTGGAGTCCCACATGATGGGCACCGGGGCCTCGTAGACCACGCCGCCGGTGGCCTCGTCCACCGCCTGCTGGGTGCCGTCCTCCGCCGTCCGCACGCTGAGGCCGGGCGCGGACAGGTTCAGCTTGATGCTCGCCAGGCGCGGATCCCCGGCCGCCGCGGCGGTCTTGACCACCAGCACGTGGGAGAAGCCCTCCGGCTCCACCCGCACCCGCAGGTCCACGTCCGCGCCCAGGACGCCGGGGTAGACGGCGGAGTCGCCGTCCAGCCACGGTTTGGGCAGCGCCGCGGGCCAGGTCAGCGACATCGGCCGGCCCGCCCGCTCGATCGTCACCAGCGGGCCGGTGCCACCGCCGGACAGCTTGATCTCCGCCGGCGTCGCGGTCGGCACGACCGACCCGTCGGGCAGCTTGCGCAGCTTGGTGTCGACGGGCGTCCAGGCG
The nucleotide sequence above comes from Nonomuraea gerenzanensis. Encoded proteins:
- a CDS encoding response regulator, whose amino-acid sequence is MIKVLVVDDQILVRAGLAALLRAAPGLDVVGEAATGEEAIDQAAAARPDIILMDIRMPGMNGVTATEHILAAQLDPRPRVLILTTFDLDKYVYHALRIGASGFLLKDTPPERLIAAVHTVAAGDMLFAPSVTRRLIEAYTSRTDPPGAPRSPALHALTAREVEVLKLVGRALSNAEIATRLRVSEATVKTHLNRTMTKLNLSSRAQIVALAYESGLIVPGRENSAPS
- a CDS encoding RHS repeat-associated core domain-containing protein, with the protein product MAVRGVMTRVGAGPVRRLRSLRIRTRLATGITLALVAGLIVAVPAPSAAAEAGAGPAGPVDREVVVPGASLKVTPRKSAPRAPEPVVRWPAAGEAEITLGGATAARQPGGEQRAREQQAGEQRAGELPIWVSAPASTAKAAAQGPAAEPVKVRVRVLDRAAAARAGVSGLVFTVGQAAGPPGTVGVRLDYSGFAEAFGGAFGSRVRLVGLPACALTTPDVPGCRTAAPLPSANDARARTVAADVETAAEPAVFAAVAGAESSKGDYKATELAASATWQVGTQTGDFTWSYPLRTPPVPGGLTPELVVAYSSSSIDGRTSSSNNQGSQVGDGFDLWPGYIERKYRPCEDDGVPKDGTYDVHPMDQCWGYDNAVLTLGGKGGELVQSGENEWRLRKDDGTRVRKMAGTDSDTANGDDNNEYWVLTAPDGKRYHFGKNRMKGWASGKTETKSTWTVPVFGDDSGEPCHDDTFAASWCQQAWRWNLDYVEDPRGNAIVYYYGQEANRYARNLRAEDDTPYVRGGYLKSVEYGLNAANPYPATAPARVDFKVAERCLRSAEDCAESKIDDHPAYWEDVPWDLNCAAGTKCENYKGAAAPTFWTRKRVVEAVTKVIQSDGSGHRTVDTWAFSHDWGTADVDRQLLLKSIVHTGHAGPAPVVMPPVTFAYTQLANRVDALGDDVGPFIKNRVGSVTNETGGVLDVNYSAADCRVGDTPSPPANHRRCFPVKWERTSGDANPTLDWFHKYVVTQLVQTDLTGGSPDMVTDYDYSIGRPAWRFTDDDGLTKEKYRTWSQWQGYDKVRVRTGATSAAPGQTDHWFFQGMDGDRLNADGGTKKVVVSDGEGGSYADHESLQGLTVKTITYDKAGGEPVGKTVNRPWHHQTASRTRTIDKGTITVTANLTGVAGTRGMRRLDDRWQATRSSVTAFNLSTGAPAQTDDEGDVDVTGDEKCVTTTFTADGARVLAKPAQVRTVARRCADTPDLARDLISQERTHYDGGAFRAAPTLGEATLVEKAKEATATAVTSLAATRTTYDAYGRPETVTDAAGRTTTTKYTETHGLTTRVEVTGPPANTADTTTAHTTVKVLDPAWGSPVSDTDAGGRTTTVHYNAAGHLTKVWLGGRPSSAVPDKEYDYLFRANAVVAVSAKALTAEGGQEQSYTLYDGWLRQRQVQAAGRDGTTKGRLISDTFYNAAGQVDRTYESYYADGDPRPEVFGVADPGKIETQHVHEYDGQGRQTADRLLVGSSDAQERWRTRYEYGGDWTRVTPPAGGTPVTTYTDAHGRRTEVREHRAGGYLTTTFRYDHRGLESSVTGPGNHVWTTTYDLRGRKIQTSDPDKGVTRFTYNDVDQLVSTEDARGKKLSVTYDGIGRRTGLYDATAASPGVKVAEWVYDTVRKGQLTSATRIVGTARYTTQVDVYDNLNRPTRKRILLPGSEGALAPAGGYVFDTAYNLDGSVKATSSPAAGDLPAENTAFTYDDLGRLVAAGSNLSTYLVGVDYTKTGKQIGQRLSTGAGGKQVDQTFTYEHGTQRLRKATTAHAGTAGTDRSVEYRYTDSGNLLQAVDTSRDGVDNQCFRYDDLQRLVDAWTQEGATCAADPGQATIGGPAPYRVNYTYDDAGNRTGETHYGAGPSGGAQSATRGYRYAGNPGVDPKYRGHQLADVNGSSESYGYDPIGNTTERMTSSGSQTLHWDAEGELVKVVDDKKGETTFLYTADGDRLLRRDPAGTTLYLPDMEVRLAKGQSAAKAVRYHRNAMRTAQGVTFLVNDHHGTAELAIDAGDGSVSRRRYTPFGQLRASKGEWPAGNEKGFVGGVVDSTTDLTTLGARGYDPNTGRFISVDPEIEMGRSQQMNGYNYADNNPTTMSDPDGRFPYVNVYLLGYRQFWVRYGNYNYLMRQNLYLVHVYLNIFTHRFYLAVSNWYVAARQPAFIPGPVVPGHRPRLRQPGIPDLTPQAPAEPAKPPAPAKPKKGTFGLCGGLGIKLTASFSVEACVVVDRKGIGLAGTYKTGLSTSIGAEASGGLFYKHTTIEGLATKPGTWDAYYGGEYESKKGWGGGGYAVTDSDGNLKGGGADVTYGVSHSLHHATQGKPPVGITAERGRTVSKRLRNPVSWFQEKMRGFVWESYHPGG
- a CDS encoding sensor histidine kinase; this translates as MIRRAMDWWSEHPQLADALLAAAACTFLLVEVPYSEHTIVTPGRLPVTFWGDLVAYASLALRRRYPAGVLALVWALWFAGGRWDIWAEWNAAWSELSTPTALMLALYTGARWTSSGWSAVFLAGTLLPALVTVARTWAGPVSPAPPDDLYVVSFVTCAAAWVLGRLRRSEAEAVARAAARAEESKAQAALTEQRIRIARELHDIVAHNVSAMVIQSSSASVALLNDDRTAAGAAVEAIGHVGRTALAELRLLLGVLREGPSMPQPGIEAIGEMTEWLPLDVRLRVEGAARQVPPEVGQAAYRIVQEALTNTLKHAEKDATAEVVLRYAADGLRLEVTDDGNASGERGWAGPSGFGLIGIHERAEALGGTASGAPLPGGGFRVEVLLPWGGAPGR